agtGTTACACTCTTTGAATACTAGATTTTTCGGCGGGTGTACATGTGTTATGACAAGCTTTTGGCGTATGAATACGTGCAGAAAAAATTCGAGTATCAAAGCTTAACACTATTTTTGTCTAGTTGGATAGAAAAAGTACATTTCGgatattataattatgaaaatGGGTCTgttgataaattatttcaattattgaaaaatatcaCAAATAATTGTTATACAGTCGAAAACTTCAAATTGGAGAATATTTAAGGTTGGTATAACTAACTTCTATTGAATGGTTGGGtgtttttatttaaatattcctctttaaatttgtttaacATTTTCCTCTCAAttgtttctttttattttgggTTCGATTACTTATTTGGATTCAGTAGTTGGTCATTTCAAAGACATGCCAGCATAAATTTcttgcttttttttttttaaatagaaTTGTTTAGCAAGAATTGTTGAATTTTAACATTCTAAAGAAAGCAAATTGCTAACCGGGTCTATTCATCCCAATTCTCTGAGAGTTGGGATTTCGACGGATATAATTGAATAAGGTGATTTAccagaaataatattattcagaATTCAGTTGTATTATGCAAAAATAACATTCAGGCTAagtattaattcttttgttAGTGTTTTGCAAACATTTGGtgatttgtttaatttatttaaagttatACAAAGTAATTTAtctaattaaaaaaatttcattctCAGATAATAATcgtttttaatatattctgtGTCACTTTTACGTTCATTACAATAAATCTAAAACTACTTTCTAGGCTTGGCATGCTTGGAGGCGATCCAAATAAactattcaaataatataagtAATCAGAAAATACCTTGAATATTTGAGACATTAATGGAAATAGAATTTTTAACTTGATAAAACATTCAGAATTTAGATACAAGATGTTCAAGTTGGAAATGCAATGATCAATTAGATGCTTGAAATTTAATTCGAAAAACTTAAAAGCTTTGtttttctcttctttttttttaattatgtGCTTGACAATATCTCTGATATATATTATGagttaatttaaaaagcaagcaaaaattaaatttcacaatattaacaaaaataatagtttGTCAAGTTGCATATATATAGAGCTTTCAAACTATcgaataaattattttaatcaaaaaaatacttcATTAGAAGACAAAGCTATGTAgcttattcaaaaatatacaATTATCTGAATTGGAACTAAAAATACTCTAACaggaatattttcaaagcTCAAAACTGTTTAAGTTAACACAATTCTCCAATAGAAAATTTCTAAAGTTATTTTACATTTAGAGTATTGAAAAATTGTACAATTAATCTGAAAGAGAAATAAGGAGCCGTTTTTAACTAGATTGACGAATTGAGATTAATGAGATTCAAATACTTCTATTTATACTTATCTTGTCatctcaaaataaataccaatttattaataacacttattataagaaaatattCGCATGAAGGTCCATTAATTTCAAGTTTAAGTATAAAAAACACaagtttattatatattttctcaaaaaaaaaagataatttaaaagatgCGAAAGTacttaattattttttcaatctTTACATGATTTTTGCCAAGATAAAATTTAAGCGGGcatttaattttctttatgtTGTATCCTTAAACTTTTAAATACTAGTCTTTAAATActcattaattatattagaCCTGGCATCTACCAATTACTCTGTCCTTTTAGAGGATTTATAGCTTAAGGCTATTATAAGTGCTAAAAATACTTAATTTTGTTGAAAAAATGGTTTATTTGTTCGTTTTGGCCATTGCTTTACTTTACACCAATAcgaattatattataaataatcgTATTTCCACACAGTTATCCTTACTCACTATTCAATTGTCATCCTCTTCTTCACGCCATGATTCAATTGTTCTCTCGGAATTAACTCTGGAACAAAGCTACAGAAGTTGTTTAGATgatcttcaaatattgaaacaATCATTAGCAGCGTCTATTGAAGAGTTTGAAGCGTGCAAGGCTGTTGAAGCTGAACTAGAAAGTAGCTATCATAGAAAGTCTAGTGTTTGCAGACTTTTGGAGGAGGATTATAACAAATATTGCAAGAGTCATAATTTTAAACCTCCAGCTTTAGAAAAAGATTTGTGTAGAACGCTATTGGAGAGAATTAAAGAATGCTTAGAGCAGAAACGTAAACTTGGGGgaaatttaaataagaagACTAGAGAGTGCCAAGAACTGAAAAAGGAAATTAATGCAAGAACCGAAATGTATAATAAACTTGATAAAAAATGCTCAAAGATTGAACAGCAACTGTTCAATGAACGCTCTCAGGCTGGAATTCATGTTGTTGATTCAGAAAGTATTATGGATAAACCTACTTCAAGTCTATGCAGCGCTGATATACCATTGCTACTTGAAGTTATTACAAAAACtgaaataaaattggaAGTATGTATGGAACAACTAACTGAATTATCTGAAAGACTTGCGGAAAAAACTAACGAAATGTATGAAATTTCAGAACAAATTACAACTGCTCTAGGCGGTGCAATAAGTAAAAAAGGTCTTTTaggaaaaaagaaaagcaAATCAGCTGAAATTAAAAGCCTTGAGAGTGCCCTAAAGCTCTTGGAAGAACAAAAAATGGGTCTAAAGAAGTTTCAACTTGCTAAAGAGAATGAATGTAGAAACTTGCAAACTAAGTTAGATCAAGCTAAGGAGAGACTTCAAATAGCTGAGTTACAATCTACGACTTCTGAAGGCCGTACGGGACGTCGTGGCTATTTTAGTCGATTTACTGGTTTTGTTTCAAGAACCTATAGGAGATTAACAAGCAGATTAACAAGTAGATTTACAAGGAATAATAGTCGCCGTCGAAGAAGAGAATCAAGGTTTTGATTTGAATATCTCAAATTAatacctttttttttctgaatGGGCTACAATTCACAACAATTCGATTATTGTATGAATATTGTTCATCTTTGTATACTACTTCATATTTATCTATTTTAATTATCACTGcttgaagaaattatttattacttCAAAAATAGACAAAGTCAATACAATCTAATTGGTTTCATATAAGTTTGGATACATTATGAATGATTGCTATAGCTTTTCAAGACATTTCTTTTGCTTAATGAGTCATGTAtcaatattcattaattatttgaattattcaCCAAGTGTTATATTGTTTACAAATTCTTTACGTATTTTGATGCAGAGATTATATAATTAGTACAAACTACCGAATTTTGGCtgaaatattgatattttcttatcagaataattaaaattatttaatgtaTTTTCGAATAATTATCATATTAGTTTAAATTAACTGAAATAATCAATTCAATCTTGGTTCAATATggttttttattaatatattaatagcATACCATTTAATGCATTAAAGTACGCCAA
The Cryptosporidium parvum Iowa II chromosome 2, whole genome shotgun sequence genome window above contains:
- a CDS encoding signal peptide (transcripts identified by EST) — protein: MVYLFVLAIALLYTNTNYIINNRISTQLSLLTIQLSSSSSRHDSIVLSELTLEQSYRSCLDDLQILKQSLAASIEEFEACKAVEAELESSYHRKSSVCRLLEEDYNKYCKSHNFKPPALEKDLCRTLLERIKECLEQKRKLGGNLNKKTRECQELKKEINARTEMYNKLDKKCSKIEQQLFNERSQAGIHVVDSESIMDKPTSSLCSADIPLLLEVITKTEIKLEVCMEQLTELSERLAEKTNEMYEISEQITTALGGAISKKGLLGKKKSKSAEIKSLESALKLLEEQKMGLKKFQLAKENECRNLQTKLDQAKERLQIAELQSTTSEGRTGRRGYFSRFTGFVSRTYRRLTSRLTSRFTRNNSRRRRRESRF